From a region of the Alosa sapidissima isolate fAloSap1 chromosome 9, fAloSap1.pri, whole genome shotgun sequence genome:
- the LOC121719469 gene encoding uncharacterized protein LOC121719469, translating into MSVFRIKERRLAFQRVRASALHCCVPLCTVSSRYNREVSFHVFPVDAAVRAEWMQKIRRDDFNPTKNTRVCSRHFKQADFNVTAGGLRRLKKGAVPVYFSWNGYELPAPRPSVWERRPRAESPAPESDSDSEMETEIAPPDHDYSVVPQTGARASNLADENEALRRQVRELQQQLEVLKLRQRFGIERLSASDEDVRFYTRFASYRSFMVFWNLIEPAVTHKMVRITSAKTASASISTVHHPTTKLRPIDEFLLFLMYLSVGFPPRDLAERFSIHRTTASRIISTWTHFLYCLLGSQRLWIPPEVVRAHLPVEFAAFSDTQVILDCTEIFCQSPSSLLLQSEVFSTYKSHTTFKALIGMAPHGAVTFVSGLYAGSMSDREIFKQSGIVKLLKPGMAIMVDKGFVVDNLAPCKVYRPAFLSKKQQMSREDVRQTQSIARLRVHVERCIRRVKENKLFDKEIPLSICGNIDELFSVACFLVNYQNGPLVKAWATQQ; encoded by the exons ATGAGTGTTTTTAGGATTAAAGAGAGGCGACTTGCCTTTCAGAGGGTGAGAGCCTCAGCACTTCATTGTTGTGTGCCGTTATGTACCGTTTCGTCACGTTACAACAGAGAAGTCAGCTTTCATGTATTCCCTGTTGACGCTGCGGTACGGGCTGAGTGGATGCAGAAGATCCGGAGGGATGACTTCAACCCGACCAAAAACACCCGAGTCTGTAGTCGGCATTTTAAGCAGGCTGATTTTAACGTGACTGCCGGGGGGTTGAGGAGGCTGAAAAAGGGAGCCGTACCCGTTTACTTCTCATGGAATGGGTACGAACTACCTGCGCCCCGACCGAGCGTCTGGGAACGGCGTCCGCGAGCCGAGAGTCCTGCCCCAGAGTCAGACTCGGACTCGGAGATGGAGACCGAAATTGCTCCACCAGATCATGACTACTCTGTAGTCCCTCAAACAGGAGCGAGGGCGAGTAATTTGGCCGACGAGAACGAAGCTCTACGTCGCCAGGTTAGGGAGCTACAACAGCAGTTGGAAGTCCTCAAACTTCGCCAGCGTTTTGGGATAGAGCGCCTGTCTGCATCAGATGAGGACGTGCGCTTTTATACCAGGTTTGCGTCCTACAGGAGTTTCATGGTATTTTGGAATTTAATTGAACCTGCCGTGACCCACAAGATGGTGCGCATAACAAGCGCAAAGACAGCCTCTGCCAGCATCAGCACAGTTCATCACCCAACAACG AAACTGAGACCGATTGATGAGTTTCTGCTGTTCCTGATGTACCTGTCAGTGGGTTTTCCTCCCAGGGACCTTGCAGAGAGGTTCAGCATACACCGCACTACTGCAAGTCGGATCATCTCCACATGGACTCATTTTTTGTACTGCCTGTTGGGAAGCCAGCGCCTTTGGATTCCGCCAGAGGTAGTGAGAGCTCACCTGCCAGTTGAGTTTGCAGCTTTTTCTGATACACAGGTGATCCTTGATTGTACAGAGATATTCTGTCAGTCGCCATCCTCTCTGCTGCTTCAGAGTGAGGTTTTCTCTACCTACAAGTCACACACTACATTCAAGGCCTTGATTGGCATGGCACCCCACGGTGCTGTCACCTTTGTGTCTGGACTGTATGCAGGCTCTATGAGCGATCGCGAGATCTTCAAGCAGTCCGGGATTGTAAAGCTGCTGAAACCAGGTATGGCGATCATGGTGGACAAAGGGTTTGTTGTGGACAACCTTGCTCCTTGCAAGGTGTACCGGCCTGCCTTTCTCAGCAAAAAACAGCAAATGAGTCGGGAGGATGTCAGACAGACACAATCAATTGCACGTCTGAGAGTGCATGTGGAGAGGTGCataaggagagtgaaagagaacaaACTGTTCGACAAGGAGATACCACTGTCTATATGTGGGAACATTGATGAACTGTTCAGTGTGGCCTGCTTCCTGGTCAATTACCAGAATGGGCCGTTAGTGAAGGCATGGGCAACTCAGCAATGA
- the LOC121719584 gene encoding uncharacterized protein LOC121719584: protein MDALPPGVNGKRGTRCICQVSLTTMKITFEGSSPIKIAVAECSCVAGNALCNHNVALLYQTTAYSTLQLKAVPPVLSCTETEQRWHKPRTLGVKPGRVGNMVFISTKPKARQYTAADGVRSKRYKAVRGDLPDPDVLKVDEAYQDFTADLAPLITTLSISSDVPLVDSAFGTVQEGSPISYQHPVPVSRVIIQHPDAPPPPPLPLDGHRLDPTTCSFVCTHQQHLNVMSLNITFDMARSIEMATREQSGSAEWGDYFFFYHYLI from the exons ATGGATGCTCTGCCCCCCGGAGTAAACGGGAAAAGGGGTACAAGATGTATCTGTCAAGTTTCATTGACAACTATGAAG ATTACTTTTGAGGGCAGCTCACCCATTAAAATCGCTGTGGCTGAGTGTTCCTGTGTGGCTGGAAACGCTCTCTGCAACCACAATGTTGCACTACTATACCAGACCACAGCGTACTCTACACTTCAGCTGAAAGCAGTACCACCTGTCCTGAGCTGCACAGAAACTGAGCAGCGATGGCATAAACCACGAACACTG GGTGTGAAACCAGGCAGAGTGGGTAACATGGTCTTCATCTCAACAAAACCCAAGGCAAGACAGTACACAGCTGCTGATGGTGTAAG GAGCAAGCGCTACAAAGCAGTGCGGGGGGACTTGCCAGACCCAGATGTCCTGAAGGTCGATGAGGCATACCAGGACTTCACGGCAGACCTTGCTCCGCTAATTACCACACTATCCATAAGTAGTGATGTCCCCCTCGTCGACTCAGCCTTTGGGACCGTTCAAGAAGGCAGCCCTATTTCATACCAGCACCCAGTGCCAGTGAGTAGGGTAATCATCCAACACCCAGACgcaccccctccaccacccctgCCGTTAGATGGTCACAGGCTGGACCCAACCACATGTTCCTTTGTGTGCACTCACCAACAACACCTAAATGTAATGTCGCTTAACATCACTTTCGACATGGCAAGATCCATCGAGATGGCCACGAGAGAACAGAGTGGCAGCGCAGAGTG GGGGGATTATTTCTTTTTCTATCATTACTTGATCTGA